The proteins below are encoded in one region of Candidatus Atribacteria bacterium ADurb.Bin276:
- the dppB_4 gene encoding Dipeptide transport system permease protein DppB — MVFPAKKILRYVFALFFIITLNFFLPRAMPGDPVINLLGEDFIAGKEAVEKIREELGLNRPILVQYANYWKNLFQFDLGYSYHFRARVSSLIISRLKWTFILVAPSLILGTIIGALAGSLAGWKRKSKGNTFSFFFFLFIYCSPPFFISLLFLYFFGFRLGLFPLKGFYTTGNWIDILKHLFLPVLIMTLFSASRNYMVMRGSVLQEKEKLYVWYARAKGHLEDSILFQHVFKNASLPVITLFALDFGFLFAGALFIEIVFSLNGMGTLIYQSILSRDYPVLQGTFLIISFMVIIANYLTDWIYNWIDPRVRANR; from the coding sequence ATGGTTTTCCCTGCAAAAAAAATATTACGTTACGTTTTCGCCCTGTTTTTTATTATTACTTTAAACTTTTTTCTACCCCGTGCTATGCCTGGTGATCCAGTAATTAATCTTCTTGGGGAGGATTTTATTGCTGGAAAAGAAGCAGTTGAGAAAATTCGAGAAGAATTGGGACTGAACAGGCCAATATTAGTTCAATATGCCAATTATTGGAAGAATTTATTTCAATTTGATTTAGGGTATTCTTATCATTTCCGAGCTCGAGTTTCTTCTCTAATCATTTCACGCTTAAAATGGACTTTTATCTTGGTTGCTCCTTCGTTGATTCTTGGAACTATTATAGGAGCGTTGGCTGGTTCTCTTGCTGGATGGAAAAGGAAAAGCAAAGGGAATACCTTTTCCTTCTTTTTCTTTTTATTTATTTACTGCTCTCCTCCTTTTTTTATTTCTCTCTTATTTCTCTATTTTTTTGGATTTCGACTCGGTCTTTTCCCTCTAAAAGGTTTTTATACGACAGGAAATTGGATTGATATTCTGAAACACCTTTTTTTGCCGGTTTTAATTATGACCTTATTTTCTGCTTCGCGAAATTATATGGTGATGAGGGGGAGTGTTCTCCAAGAGAAAGAGAAGTTATATGTATGGTATGCTCGAGCCAAAGGTCATTTGGAGGATAGTATATTGTTTCAGCATGTTTTTAAAAATGCTTCACTGCCGGTAATAACCCTTTTTGCTCTTGATTTTGGATTTTTATTTGCCGGAGCGCTCTTTATTGAGATCGTTTTTTCGCTTAATGGAATGGGGACTCTCATTTACCAATCGATACTATCACGAGACTACCCAGTTCTTCAGGGAACCTTTTTGATCATTTCTTTTATGGTTATTATAGCCAATTATCTTACTGATTGGATTTATAATTGGATTGATCCTCGTGTGAGAGCAAACCGATGA
- the gsiD_2 gene encoding Glutathione transport system permease protein GsiD, which produces MKDLIFQRKKYFIRIGGFLFILFLLVAIFANFIAPFQLKDRFDPFLPLGLKHLLGTNDIGNDLFTEFIYGSRITLLVGLLTGVFSVSIGVLIGLFAGYHGGFIDELLMGITDVILMIPRIPLIIVLSAFLRPSVGLMILVMSILWWTSTARVIRSRTMQIRSMGFVESARCLGFSGWHILFYEILPNIVMIIIPEFLITVASAMISEASLSFLGLGDPSLKSWGMMIHHAFQRGGFLNGMWWWYIPPGMSITLFVLSMVFLSFAFEETEIGMGEEVAIAPFNR; this is translated from the coding sequence ATGAAAGACTTGATTTTTCAACGAAAAAAATATTTCATTCGAATAGGTGGATTCCTCTTTATCCTTTTTTTATTGGTTGCTATTTTTGCCAATTTTATTGCCCCTTTTCAGCTCAAGGATCGTTTTGACCCTTTCTTGCCTCTAGGATTAAAACATCTTTTAGGGACAAATGATATTGGGAATGATCTATTCACTGAATTTATCTACGGATCAAGGATTACACTTCTGGTTGGTTTGTTAACCGGGGTGTTTTCGGTATCAATTGGGGTATTGATAGGCCTTTTTGCCGGTTATCATGGAGGATTCATTGACGAATTGTTAATGGGTATTACTGATGTTATTCTAATGATTCCAAGAATACCCTTAATAATTGTTCTTTCAGCATTTTTACGTCCCAGCGTAGGATTGATGATTCTGGTTATGAGTATTTTGTGGTGGACCTCAACCGCTCGGGTTATCCGCTCTCGGACGATGCAGATTCGTTCAATGGGTTTTGTTGAAAGTGCTCGTTGTTTGGGATTTTCAGGTTGGCATATTCTTTTTTATGAAATCTTACCGAACATTGTTATGATCATCATTCCAGAATTTCTTATCACCGTAGCTTCTGCCATGATATCGGAAGCTTCGTTGTCTTTTTTAGGCTTGGGAGATCCCTCTCTAAAAAGCTGGGGAATGATGATTCATCATGCTTTTCAAAGAGGTGGATTCCTGAATGGAATGTGGTGGTGGTACATTCCGCCAGGTATGAGTATTACATTATTTGTTTTATCAATGGTATTTTTAAGTTTTGCATTTGAAGAAACAGAAATTGGAATGGGAGAGGAAGTCGCCATTGCCCCTTTTAACCGTTGA
- the oppD_5 gene encoding Oligopeptide transport ATP-binding protein OppD translates to MPLLTVERLNVVFTTHQGRVKAVKNVSITIPHQETLALIGETGCGKSVIAQSILRLLPGNAQINGRILFQGRDLLLVDEKTMASIRGKEIAIIFQNPSLALNPVYSIGWQVGEPFRIHQGVDRNQSIQESVRLLSYMKFDKPESAVKMYPFEFSGGMNQRVLIASALALHPNLIIADEPTQGLDRTLIKQIIEQLDRARKIHSSSMLLITHDLTVARSISDWIMVMYAGEIVEQVPTLDFFQSPFHPYSQGLLRSLPENGFHPIPGQSPSMIEDLQGCQFHPRCQWAREQCHREKPGLMSVNERLVRCFLYD, encoded by the coding sequence TTGCCCCTTTTAACCGTTGAAAGACTCAATGTTGTTTTTACCACTCACCAAGGGAGAGTTAAAGCAGTAAAAAATGTATCGATTACGATTCCCCACCAGGAAACACTGGCTTTGATCGGTGAAACCGGTTGCGGAAAGTCGGTGATAGCCCAATCGATTTTAAGACTTCTTCCTGGTAATGCTCAAATCAATGGAAGAATACTTTTCCAAGGTCGTGATTTGCTTCTAGTTGACGAAAAAACTATGGCTTCGATTCGCGGGAAAGAGATAGCGATTATTTTTCAGAATCCATCTTTGGCTTTAAATCCAGTTTATTCTATTGGATGGCAGGTTGGAGAACCCTTTCGAATCCATCAAGGTGTCGACCGAAACCAGTCAATTCAGGAGTCGGTTCGTCTTCTCTCCTACATGAAGTTTGATAAGCCAGAGTCGGCGGTAAAAATGTATCCTTTTGAGTTTTCAGGAGGCATGAACCAAAGAGTACTAATTGCTTCTGCCTTGGCTCTTCATCCCAATCTCATCATTGCTGATGAGCCAACTCAAGGGCTGGATAGAACATTGATTAAACAAATAATTGAACAACTTGATCGAGCTCGAAAAATTCATTCATCATCGATGTTGCTCATTACCCATGATTTAACGGTAGCTCGGTCAATATCAGATTGGATTATGGTTATGTATGCTGGAGAAATAGTTGAGCAAGTCCCTACTTTAGACTTTTTTCAATCACCATTCCATCCCTATTCACAAGGTCTTCTTAGAAGTCTTCCAGAAAATGGGTTTCATCCCATACCTGGGCAGTCTCCTTCGATGATTGAAGATCTTCAAGGATGCCAGTTCCATCCCCGTTGTCAATGGGCAAGAGAACAATGCCATAGGGAAAAACCGGGACTAATGTCAGTAAATGAACGGTTGGTAAGGTGTTTTTTGTATGATTGA